One stretch of Tribolium castaneum strain GA2 chromosome 5, icTriCast1.1, whole genome shotgun sequence DNA includes these proteins:
- the LOC656428 gene encoding uncharacterized protein LOC656428, protein MWIWQKLPFVVLLTLSSSKGLALHNYAPAHEYKPSADYSFSYGVKDLHTGDVKHQWEKKDGDIVRGHYSVLEPDGSVRIVDYTADGKNGFNAVVKHSGPAQHPISYKENNLKPEFDQNEVKHYVFVPQEEEEETEESIKVNQVQIPAKYYHKPTYDDFKTTRLPVDLNFVKQTTEKIVPIDVSQLYPIEIDLSQQANPHELTQEELRKFLREYYNSGLETLNQPQLEHGFKPIKPIKPARQTYKSNKKPVTTPGLRNYASRNPKYHLRHQT, encoded by the exons aaGTTACCATTTGTCGTCTTGTTGACTCTCTCGAGCAGCAAAGGCCTTGCCTTACATAATTACGCTCCTGCGCACGAATAC AAACCGTCAGCTGACTACAGTTTCAGCTACGGCGTCAAGGACTTGCATACGGGAGACGTGAAGCATCAATGGGAGAAGAAAGATGGCGATATAGTGAGAGGCCACTACTCGGTTCTAGAACCAGATGGTTCTGTGAGAATCGTCGATTACACAGCTGATGGGAAAAACGGTTTTAACGCCGTTGTTAAACACAGCGGCCCGGCACAGCATCCCATCAGCTACAAAGAAAACAACCTGAAGCCGGAATTCGACCAAAACGAAGTCAAACATTACGTTTTTGTACCGCAGGAGGAGGAAGAGGAAACGGAGGAGTCGATCAAAGTAAACCAAGTCCAAATTCCTGCAAAGTATTACCACAAACCGACTTATGACGACTTTAAGACGACCCGACTTCCTGttgatttaaatttcgtcaaacAAACGACTGAAAAAATTGTCCCAATTGATGTGAGCCAACTGTACCCCATTGAAATCGATTTGAGTCAACAGGCAAACCCCCATGAGCTAACTCAAGAAGAATTGAGGAAGTTTTTGAGGGAGTATTACAACTCCGGACTTGAAACTCTCAACCAACCCCAACTGGAACACGGTTTTAAACCGATTAAACCAATTAAACCTGCCCGACAGACCTACAAGTCGAACAAAAAACCGGTTACAACTCCCGGTTTGAGGAATTACGCGTCCAGAAATCCCAAATATCATTTAAGACaccaaacttaa